In a genomic window of Sardina pilchardus chromosome 20, fSarPil1.1, whole genome shotgun sequence:
- the rps6kl1 gene encoding ribosomal protein S6 kinase-like 1 isoform X3 yields MAKRDYLVDAARQIRMALDREVSEDYEAAFNYYKKGVDLLLNGIQVDPNKEQREAVKRKTTQYLKRAEDIFISHLQNNYQKGGSQMEQGYSSLRFRPIRHLNSPVEDLKMYKVVGIIDKVLTVQSLVCKDSFVIKSLPKSSGNCRDRPTIIPQNVPCMVKLLRYYVSEDAVYLHLDHVTGGKLFSKLHKLRGQPAKEHPECCSQHKIGLKNSYTSPAISAEYGQDEGPTVVRSPPTEGGPAITTSPASWYEAQQRLETCRTHSYSEETGCLQHSKLEKLDAKLNRELSLNAAKAPLELSTSSSQKNHSLTTHLSPHSDLQQSPSVNSEQPIHDTRPDRTMHSSELANACHSSDPLHKCGACMTALHTGSNYAVDNVQTSLEHPLSTDPRRTTNDEVGTTAAEPASFSRELNSETKGEAIDPRCNKTSSGNVCSQIVLSSDEFSMQHMVDPAGGGSVSGEVSDERLQKPEEEGKGDLGSLDQERLQKAAHERGLGSPSSGLARDTHSPDEMEDLDIEVDGWYHVPQFKKQVSRGKSSHGHWGLPEAEVCTWGAQILVALESLHDQGIICSDLNPNNILLSSHGEVCLTYFGQWSEVQPVICPRAMEQMYCAPEIGGMAKITEACDWWSLGALLFELLTGMPLWQCHPTGVDSHTQLLVPDHLSTAAASLLTELLQFDAGYRLGSGGGGVSDIKCHPFFHSVDWPSLDS; encoded by the exons ATGGCCAAAAGGGATTACCTGGTGGATGCGGCCCGGCAAATCCGTATGGCCCTGGACCGAGAGGTCAGTGAGGACTATGAGGCTGCATTCAACTACTACAAGAAGGGAGTCGACTTGCTGCTAAATGGAATACAAG TAGACCCAAACAAGGAGCAGCGTGAAGCAGTGAAGCGTAAAACCACGCAATACCTGAAGAGAGCTGAGGATATCTTCATCTCCCACCTGCAAAACAACTATCAAAAGGGAGGATCTCAGATGGAG CAGGGTTACAGCAGCCTAAGGTTCCGACCAATCAGACACCTAAACTCGCCAGTGGAAGATCTAAAGATGTATAAAGTTGTTGGCATCATCGACAAG GTTCTGACTGTTCAGAGTCTGGTTTGTAAGGATTCATTTGTGATAAAG aGCCTTCCTAAATCGAGTGGAAATTGCCGTGATAGGCCTACTATCATCCCTCAGAATGTTCCCTGTATGGTGAAACTGCTGAGGTATTACGTCAGTGAGGATGCTGTCTACCTGCATCTGGACCATGTGACAG GAGGCAAGCTATTCTCTAAACTGCACAAACTCAGGGGACAGCCAGCGAAGGAGCATCCTGAGTGCTGTAGTCAGCACAAGATCGGACTGAAAAACAGCTACACATCACCAGCCATCAGTGCGGAGTATGGTCAAGACGAGGGTCCGACGGTGGTGAGATCCCCACCCACGGAGGGAGGCCCTGCCATCACGACCTCTCCAGCGTCCTGGTACGAGGCTCAGCAGCGACTGGAGACCTGTCGGACGCACTCCTACAGTGAGGAGACGGGCTGTTTGCAGCATTCCAAGTTGGAGAAACTGGACGCCAAGTTGAACCGGGAGTTGTCATTGAACGCAGCAAAGGCACCACTCGAGCTTTCAACGTCCTCATCTCAGAAAAATCATAGTCTCACCACGCATCTCAGTCCCCACTCAGATCTACAGCAATCACCAAGCGTGAATTCAGAACAGCCCATACATGACACAAGACCAGACAGAACCATGCACAGCTCAGAGCTGGCCAATGCCTGTCACTCTTCTGATCCACTGCACAAGTGTGGGGCTTGTATGACGGCGCTACACACCGGAAGTAATTATGCAGTGGATAACGTTCAGACATCTTTGGAGCACCCTCTCTCCACAGATCCGAGGCGGACGACAAATGACGAGGTGGGAACGACTGCTGCTGAACCTGCCTCTTTCTCCAGGGAACTGAACTCAGAGACAAAAGGCGAAGCCATTGATCCAAGGTGCAATAAAACATCCTCAGGAAATGTCTGCTCTCAGATTGTGTTGAGCAGCGACGAGTTCAGTATGCAGCACATGGTTGACCCTGCTGGTGGGGGATCGGTATCGGGAGAAGTATCGGATGAGAGGCTTCAAaagccagaggaggagggaaagggagatcTGGGTTCACTTGACCAAGAGAGACTTCAGAAAGCCGCACATGAGCGTGGCTTAGGCTCTCCATCTTCTGGCCTCGCCAGAGACACTCATTCTCCAGACGAAATGGAGGACCTTGACATTGAGGTGGATGGCTGGTACCATGTGCCTCAGTTCAAGAAGCAGGTCTCCAGAGGCAAGTCCTCGCATGGGCACTGGGGCCTACCTGAGGCTGAGGTGTGCACCTGGGGAGCCCAGATCCTGGTGGCGCTGGAGAGTCTTCACGATCAGGGTATCATCTGCAGTGACCTCAACCCAAACAACATCCTCCTCAGCTCTCACG GTGAGGTGTGCCTGACCTACTTTGGCCAGTGGAGTGAGGTGCAGCCCGTGATCTGCCCGCGGGCCATGGAGCAGATGTACTGCGCTCCAG AGATAGGTGGGATGGCTAAGATCACAGAGGCGTGTGATTGGTGGAGTCTGGGTGCCTTGCTCTTCGAACTTCTAACTGGGATG CCGCTGTGGCAGTGCCACCCCACAGGAGTGGACTCGCACACGCAGCTCCTCGTCCCAGACCACCTGAGTACGGCGGCGGCCTCGCTGCTCACGGAG CTCCTTCAGTTTGACGCCGGCTATCGTTTGGGctctggaggtggaggagttagCGACATCAAGTGCCATCCGTTCTTCCACTCCGTGGACTGGCCCAGTTTGGACAGTTAA
- the rps6kl1 gene encoding ribosomal protein S6 kinase-like 1 isoform X5, which translates to MAKRDYLVDAARQIRMALDREVSEDYEAAFNYYKKGVDLLLNGIQVDPNKEQREAVKRKTTQYLKRAEDIFISHLQNNYQKGGSQMEGYSSLRFRPIRHLNSPVEDLKMYKVVGIIDKVLTVQSLVCKDSFVIKSLPKSSGNCRDRPTIIPQNVPCMVKLLRYYVSEDAVYLHLDHVTGGKLFSKLHKLRGQPAKEHPECCSQHKIGLKNSYTSPAISAEYGQDEGPTVVRSPPTEGGPAITTSPASWYEAQQRLETCRTHSYSEETGCLQHSKLEKLDAKLNRELSLNAAKAPLELSTSSSQKNHSLTTHLSPHSDLQQSPSVNSEQPIHDTRPDRTMHSSELANACHSSDPLHKCGACMTALHTGSNYAVDNVQTSLEHPLSTDPRRTTNDEVGTTAAEPASFSRELNSETKGEAIDPRCNKTSSGNVCSQIVLSSDEFSMQHMVDPAGGGSVSGEVSDERLQKPEEEGKGDLGSLDQERLQKAAHERGLGSPSSGLARDTHSPDEMEDLDIEVDGWYHVPQFKKQVSRGKSSHGHWGLPEAEVCTWGAQILVALESLHDQGIICSDLNPNNILLSSHGEVCLTYFGQWSEVQPVICPRAMEQMYCAPEIGGMAKITEACDWWSLGALLFELLTGMPLWQCHPTGVDSHTQLLVPDHLSTAAASLLTELLQFDAGYRLGSGGGGVSDIKCHPFFHSVDWPSLDS; encoded by the exons ATGGCCAAAAGGGATTACCTGGTGGATGCGGCCCGGCAAATCCGTATGGCCCTGGACCGAGAGGTCAGTGAGGACTATGAGGCTGCATTCAACTACTACAAGAAGGGAGTCGACTTGCTGCTAAATGGAATACAAG TAGACCCAAACAAGGAGCAGCGTGAAGCAGTGAAGCGTAAAACCACGCAATACCTGAAGAGAGCTGAGGATATCTTCATCTCCCACCTGCAAAACAACTATCAAAAGGGAGGATCTCAGATGGAG GGTTACAGCAGCCTAAGGTTCCGACCAATCAGACACCTAAACTCGCCAGTGGAAGATCTAAAGATGTATAAAGTTGTTGGCATCATCGACAAG GTTCTGACTGTTCAGAGTCTGGTTTGTAAGGATTCATTTGTGATAAAG aGCCTTCCTAAATCGAGTGGAAATTGCCGTGATAGGCCTACTATCATCCCTCAGAATGTTCCCTGTATGGTGAAACTGCTGAGGTATTACGTCAGTGAGGATGCTGTCTACCTGCATCTGGACCATGTGACAG GAGGCAAGCTATTCTCTAAACTGCACAAACTCAGGGGACAGCCAGCGAAGGAGCATCCTGAGTGCTGTAGTCAGCACAAGATCGGACTGAAAAACAGCTACACATCACCAGCCATCAGTGCGGAGTATGGTCAAGACGAGGGTCCGACGGTGGTGAGATCCCCACCCACGGAGGGAGGCCCTGCCATCACGACCTCTCCAGCGTCCTGGTACGAGGCTCAGCAGCGACTGGAGACCTGTCGGACGCACTCCTACAGTGAGGAGACGGGCTGTTTGCAGCATTCCAAGTTGGAGAAACTGGACGCCAAGTTGAACCGGGAGTTGTCATTGAACGCAGCAAAGGCACCACTCGAGCTTTCAACGTCCTCATCTCAGAAAAATCATAGTCTCACCACGCATCTCAGTCCCCACTCAGATCTACAGCAATCACCAAGCGTGAATTCAGAACAGCCCATACATGACACAAGACCAGACAGAACCATGCACAGCTCAGAGCTGGCCAATGCCTGTCACTCTTCTGATCCACTGCACAAGTGTGGGGCTTGTATGACGGCGCTACACACCGGAAGTAATTATGCAGTGGATAACGTTCAGACATCTTTGGAGCACCCTCTCTCCACAGATCCGAGGCGGACGACAAATGACGAGGTGGGAACGACTGCTGCTGAACCTGCCTCTTTCTCCAGGGAACTGAACTCAGAGACAAAAGGCGAAGCCATTGATCCAAGGTGCAATAAAACATCCTCAGGAAATGTCTGCTCTCAGATTGTGTTGAGCAGCGACGAGTTCAGTATGCAGCACATGGTTGACCCTGCTGGTGGGGGATCGGTATCGGGAGAAGTATCGGATGAGAGGCTTCAAaagccagaggaggagggaaagggagatcTGGGTTCACTTGACCAAGAGAGACTTCAGAAAGCCGCACATGAGCGTGGCTTAGGCTCTCCATCTTCTGGCCTCGCCAGAGACACTCATTCTCCAGACGAAATGGAGGACCTTGACATTGAGGTGGATGGCTGGTACCATGTGCCTCAGTTCAAGAAGCAGGTCTCCAGAGGCAAGTCCTCGCATGGGCACTGGGGCCTACCTGAGGCTGAGGTGTGCACCTGGGGAGCCCAGATCCTGGTGGCGCTGGAGAGTCTTCACGATCAGGGTATCATCTGCAGTGACCTCAACCCAAACAACATCCTCCTCAGCTCTCACG GTGAGGTGTGCCTGACCTACTTTGGCCAGTGGAGTGAGGTGCAGCCCGTGATCTGCCCGCGGGCCATGGAGCAGATGTACTGCGCTCCAG AGATAGGTGGGATGGCTAAGATCACAGAGGCGTGTGATTGGTGGAGTCTGGGTGCCTTGCTCTTCGAACTTCTAACTGGGATG CCGCTGTGGCAGTGCCACCCCACAGGAGTGGACTCGCACACGCAGCTCCTCGTCCCAGACCACCTGAGTACGGCGGCGGCCTCGCTGCTCACGGAG CTCCTTCAGTTTGACGCCGGCTATCGTTTGGGctctggaggtggaggagttagCGACATCAAGTGCCATCCGTTCTTCCACTCCGTGGACTGGCCCAGTTTGGACAGTTAA
- the rps6kl1 gene encoding ribosomal protein S6 kinase delta-1 isoform X2, which translates to MAKRDYLVDAARQIRMALDREVSEDYEAAFNYYKKGVDLLLNGIQVDPNKEQREAVKRKTTQYLKRAEDIFISHLQNNYQKGGSQMEGYSSLRFRPIRHLNSPVEDLKMYKVVGIIDKVLTVQSLVCKDSFVIKSLPKSSGNCRDRPTIIPQNVPCMVKLLRYYVSEDAVYLHLDHVTGGKLFSKLHKLRGQPAKEHPECCSQHKIGLKNSYTSPAISAEYGQDEGPTVVRSPPTEGGPAITTSPASWYEAQQRLETCRTHSYSEETGCLQHSKLEKLDAKLNRELSLNAAKAPLELSTSSSQKNHSLTTHLSPHSDLQQSPSVNSEQPIHDTRPDRTMHSSELANACHSSDPLHKCGACMTALHTGSNYAVDNVQTSLEHPLSTDPRRTTNDEVGTTAAEPASFSRELNSETKGEAIDPRCNKTSSGNVCSQIVLSSDEFSMQHMVDPAGGGSVSGEVSDERLQKPEEEGKGDLGSLDQERLQKAAHERGLGSPSSGLARDTHSPDEMEDLDIEVDGWYHVPQFKKQVSRGKSSHGHWGLPEAEVCTWGAQILVALESLHDQGIICSDLNPNNILLSSHGEVCLTYFGQWSEVQPVICPRAMEQMYCAPGNATLCVYISAQRQHKTLHETFLSTTHLMTPGSPQWKHGPSPVLHRHCGTHSSHTFTLSTLTDFYYYNTWVFNRGSATPRGSAEVLQGVRENISSEAFFSLPKNNICQS; encoded by the exons ATGGCCAAAAGGGATTACCTGGTGGATGCGGCCCGGCAAATCCGTATGGCCCTGGACCGAGAGGTCAGTGAGGACTATGAGGCTGCATTCAACTACTACAAGAAGGGAGTCGACTTGCTGCTAAATGGAATACAAG TAGACCCAAACAAGGAGCAGCGTGAAGCAGTGAAGCGTAAAACCACGCAATACCTGAAGAGAGCTGAGGATATCTTCATCTCCCACCTGCAAAACAACTATCAAAAGGGAGGATCTCAGATGGAG GGTTACAGCAGCCTAAGGTTCCGACCAATCAGACACCTAAACTCGCCAGTGGAAGATCTAAAGATGTATAAAGTTGTTGGCATCATCGACAAG GTTCTGACTGTTCAGAGTCTGGTTTGTAAGGATTCATTTGTGATAAAG aGCCTTCCTAAATCGAGTGGAAATTGCCGTGATAGGCCTACTATCATCCCTCAGAATGTTCCCTGTATGGTGAAACTGCTGAGGTATTACGTCAGTGAGGATGCTGTCTACCTGCATCTGGACCATGTGACAG GAGGCAAGCTATTCTCTAAACTGCACAAACTCAGGGGACAGCCAGCGAAGGAGCATCCTGAGTGCTGTAGTCAGCACAAGATCGGACTGAAAAACAGCTACACATCACCAGCCATCAGTGCGGAGTATGGTCAAGACGAGGGTCCGACGGTGGTGAGATCCCCACCCACGGAGGGAGGCCCTGCCATCACGACCTCTCCAGCGTCCTGGTACGAGGCTCAGCAGCGACTGGAGACCTGTCGGACGCACTCCTACAGTGAGGAGACGGGCTGTTTGCAGCATTCCAAGTTGGAGAAACTGGACGCCAAGTTGAACCGGGAGTTGTCATTGAACGCAGCAAAGGCACCACTCGAGCTTTCAACGTCCTCATCTCAGAAAAATCATAGTCTCACCACGCATCTCAGTCCCCACTCAGATCTACAGCAATCACCAAGCGTGAATTCAGAACAGCCCATACATGACACAAGACCAGACAGAACCATGCACAGCTCAGAGCTGGCCAATGCCTGTCACTCTTCTGATCCACTGCACAAGTGTGGGGCTTGTATGACGGCGCTACACACCGGAAGTAATTATGCAGTGGATAACGTTCAGACATCTTTGGAGCACCCTCTCTCCACAGATCCGAGGCGGACGACAAATGACGAGGTGGGAACGACTGCTGCTGAACCTGCCTCTTTCTCCAGGGAACTGAACTCAGAGACAAAAGGCGAAGCCATTGATCCAAGGTGCAATAAAACATCCTCAGGAAATGTCTGCTCTCAGATTGTGTTGAGCAGCGACGAGTTCAGTATGCAGCACATGGTTGACCCTGCTGGTGGGGGATCGGTATCGGGAGAAGTATCGGATGAGAGGCTTCAAaagccagaggaggagggaaagggagatcTGGGTTCACTTGACCAAGAGAGACTTCAGAAAGCCGCACATGAGCGTGGCTTAGGCTCTCCATCTTCTGGCCTCGCCAGAGACACTCATTCTCCAGACGAAATGGAGGACCTTGACATTGAGGTGGATGGCTGGTACCATGTGCCTCAGTTCAAGAAGCAGGTCTCCAGAGGCAAGTCCTCGCATGGGCACTGGGGCCTACCTGAGGCTGAGGTGTGCACCTGGGGAGCCCAGATCCTGGTGGCGCTGGAGAGTCTTCACGATCAGGGTATCATCTGCAGTGACCTCAACCCAAACAACATCCTCCTCAGCTCTCACG GTGAGGTGTGCCTGACCTACTTTGGCCAGTGGAGTGAGGTGCAGCCCGTGATCTGCCCGCGGGCCATGGAGCAGATGTACTGCGCTCCAGGTAACGCCACTTTATGTGTTTACATCTCTGCTCAGCGCCAACACAAAACCCTACATGAGACTTTCTTATCCACCACACATCTCATGACGCCAGGCTCACCACAGTGGAAGCACGGGCCCTCTCCTGTGTTACACCGACACTGTGGAACTCACTCCTCTCACACATTCACGCTTTCAACGCTTACTGATTTTTATTACTATAATacatgggtcttcaaccgggggtccgcGACCCCTAGGGGGTCCGCGGAGgtactgcagggggtccgcgaaaatatttcgtctgaagcatttttttctcttccaaaaaataacatttgtcaaagttaa
- the rps6kl1 gene encoding ribosomal protein S6 kinase delta-1 isoform X1, producing the protein MAKRDYLVDAARQIRMALDREVSEDYEAAFNYYKKGVDLLLNGIQVDPNKEQREAVKRKTTQYLKRAEDIFISHLQNNYQKGGSQMEQGYSSLRFRPIRHLNSPVEDLKMYKVVGIIDKVLTVQSLVCKDSFVIKSLPKSSGNCRDRPTIIPQNVPCMVKLLRYYVSEDAVYLHLDHVTGGKLFSKLHKLRGQPAKEHPECCSQHKIGLKNSYTSPAISAEYGQDEGPTVVRSPPTEGGPAITTSPASWYEAQQRLETCRTHSYSEETGCLQHSKLEKLDAKLNRELSLNAAKAPLELSTSSSQKNHSLTTHLSPHSDLQQSPSVNSEQPIHDTRPDRTMHSSELANACHSSDPLHKCGACMTALHTGSNYAVDNVQTSLEHPLSTDPRRTTNDEVGTTAAEPASFSRELNSETKGEAIDPRCNKTSSGNVCSQIVLSSDEFSMQHMVDPAGGGSVSGEVSDERLQKPEEEGKGDLGSLDQERLQKAAHERGLGSPSSGLARDTHSPDEMEDLDIEVDGWYHVPQFKKQVSRGKSSHGHWGLPEAEVCTWGAQILVALESLHDQGIICSDLNPNNILLSSHGEVCLTYFGQWSEVQPVICPRAMEQMYCAPGNATLCVYISAQRQHKTLHETFLSTTHLMTPGSPQWKHGPSPVLHRHCGTHSSHTFTLSTLTDFYYYNTWVFNRGSATPRGSAEVLQGVRENISSEAFFSLPKNNICQS; encoded by the exons ATGGCCAAAAGGGATTACCTGGTGGATGCGGCCCGGCAAATCCGTATGGCCCTGGACCGAGAGGTCAGTGAGGACTATGAGGCTGCATTCAACTACTACAAGAAGGGAGTCGACTTGCTGCTAAATGGAATACAAG TAGACCCAAACAAGGAGCAGCGTGAAGCAGTGAAGCGTAAAACCACGCAATACCTGAAGAGAGCTGAGGATATCTTCATCTCCCACCTGCAAAACAACTATCAAAAGGGAGGATCTCAGATGGAG CAGGGTTACAGCAGCCTAAGGTTCCGACCAATCAGACACCTAAACTCGCCAGTGGAAGATCTAAAGATGTATAAAGTTGTTGGCATCATCGACAAG GTTCTGACTGTTCAGAGTCTGGTTTGTAAGGATTCATTTGTGATAAAG aGCCTTCCTAAATCGAGTGGAAATTGCCGTGATAGGCCTACTATCATCCCTCAGAATGTTCCCTGTATGGTGAAACTGCTGAGGTATTACGTCAGTGAGGATGCTGTCTACCTGCATCTGGACCATGTGACAG GAGGCAAGCTATTCTCTAAACTGCACAAACTCAGGGGACAGCCAGCGAAGGAGCATCCTGAGTGCTGTAGTCAGCACAAGATCGGACTGAAAAACAGCTACACATCACCAGCCATCAGTGCGGAGTATGGTCAAGACGAGGGTCCGACGGTGGTGAGATCCCCACCCACGGAGGGAGGCCCTGCCATCACGACCTCTCCAGCGTCCTGGTACGAGGCTCAGCAGCGACTGGAGACCTGTCGGACGCACTCCTACAGTGAGGAGACGGGCTGTTTGCAGCATTCCAAGTTGGAGAAACTGGACGCCAAGTTGAACCGGGAGTTGTCATTGAACGCAGCAAAGGCACCACTCGAGCTTTCAACGTCCTCATCTCAGAAAAATCATAGTCTCACCACGCATCTCAGTCCCCACTCAGATCTACAGCAATCACCAAGCGTGAATTCAGAACAGCCCATACATGACACAAGACCAGACAGAACCATGCACAGCTCAGAGCTGGCCAATGCCTGTCACTCTTCTGATCCACTGCACAAGTGTGGGGCTTGTATGACGGCGCTACACACCGGAAGTAATTATGCAGTGGATAACGTTCAGACATCTTTGGAGCACCCTCTCTCCACAGATCCGAGGCGGACGACAAATGACGAGGTGGGAACGACTGCTGCTGAACCTGCCTCTTTCTCCAGGGAACTGAACTCAGAGACAAAAGGCGAAGCCATTGATCCAAGGTGCAATAAAACATCCTCAGGAAATGTCTGCTCTCAGATTGTGTTGAGCAGCGACGAGTTCAGTATGCAGCACATGGTTGACCCTGCTGGTGGGGGATCGGTATCGGGAGAAGTATCGGATGAGAGGCTTCAAaagccagaggaggagggaaagggagatcTGGGTTCACTTGACCAAGAGAGACTTCAGAAAGCCGCACATGAGCGTGGCTTAGGCTCTCCATCTTCTGGCCTCGCCAGAGACACTCATTCTCCAGACGAAATGGAGGACCTTGACATTGAGGTGGATGGCTGGTACCATGTGCCTCAGTTCAAGAAGCAGGTCTCCAGAGGCAAGTCCTCGCATGGGCACTGGGGCCTACCTGAGGCTGAGGTGTGCACCTGGGGAGCCCAGATCCTGGTGGCGCTGGAGAGTCTTCACGATCAGGGTATCATCTGCAGTGACCTCAACCCAAACAACATCCTCCTCAGCTCTCACG GTGAGGTGTGCCTGACCTACTTTGGCCAGTGGAGTGAGGTGCAGCCCGTGATCTGCCCGCGGGCCATGGAGCAGATGTACTGCGCTCCAGGTAACGCCACTTTATGTGTTTACATCTCTGCTCAGCGCCAACACAAAACCCTACATGAGACTTTCTTATCCACCACACATCTCATGACGCCAGGCTCACCACAGTGGAAGCACGGGCCCTCTCCTGTGTTACACCGACACTGTGGAACTCACTCCTCTCACACATTCACGCTTTCAACGCTTACTGATTTTTATTACTATAATacatgggtcttcaaccgggggtccgcGACCCCTAGGGGGTCCGCGGAGgtactgcagggggtccgcgaaaatatttcgtctgaagcatttttttctcttccaaaaaataacatttgtcaaagttaa
- the rps6kl1 gene encoding ribosomal protein S6 kinase delta-1 isoform X4, with product MEQGYSSLRFRPIRHLNSPVEDLKMYKVVGIIDKVLTVQSLVCKDSFVIKSLPKSSGNCRDRPTIIPQNVPCMVKLLRYYVSEDAVYLHLDHVTGGKLFSKLHKLRGQPAKEHPECCSQHKIGLKNSYTSPAISAEYGQDEGPTVVRSPPTEGGPAITTSPASWYEAQQRLETCRTHSYSEETGCLQHSKLEKLDAKLNRELSLNAAKAPLELSTSSSQKNHSLTTHLSPHSDLQQSPSVNSEQPIHDTRPDRTMHSSELANACHSSDPLHKCGACMTALHTGSNYAVDNVQTSLEHPLSTDPRRTTNDEVGTTAAEPASFSRELNSETKGEAIDPRCNKTSSGNVCSQIVLSSDEFSMQHMVDPAGGGSVSGEVSDERLQKPEEEGKGDLGSLDQERLQKAAHERGLGSPSSGLARDTHSPDEMEDLDIEVDGWYHVPQFKKQVSRGKSSHGHWGLPEAEVCTWGAQILVALESLHDQGIICSDLNPNNILLSSHGEVCLTYFGQWSEVQPVICPRAMEQMYCAPGNATLCVYISAQRQHKTLHETFLSTTHLMTPGSPQWKHGPSPVLHRHCGTHSSHTFTLSTLTDFYYYNTWVFNRGSATPRGSAEVLQGVRENISSEAFFSLPKNNICQS from the exons ATGGAG CAGGGTTACAGCAGCCTAAGGTTCCGACCAATCAGACACCTAAACTCGCCAGTGGAAGATCTAAAGATGTATAAAGTTGTTGGCATCATCGACAAG GTTCTGACTGTTCAGAGTCTGGTTTGTAAGGATTCATTTGTGATAAAG aGCCTTCCTAAATCGAGTGGAAATTGCCGTGATAGGCCTACTATCATCCCTCAGAATGTTCCCTGTATGGTGAAACTGCTGAGGTATTACGTCAGTGAGGATGCTGTCTACCTGCATCTGGACCATGTGACAG GAGGCAAGCTATTCTCTAAACTGCACAAACTCAGGGGACAGCCAGCGAAGGAGCATCCTGAGTGCTGTAGTCAGCACAAGATCGGACTGAAAAACAGCTACACATCACCAGCCATCAGTGCGGAGTATGGTCAAGACGAGGGTCCGACGGTGGTGAGATCCCCACCCACGGAGGGAGGCCCTGCCATCACGACCTCTCCAGCGTCCTGGTACGAGGCTCAGCAGCGACTGGAGACCTGTCGGACGCACTCCTACAGTGAGGAGACGGGCTGTTTGCAGCATTCCAAGTTGGAGAAACTGGACGCCAAGTTGAACCGGGAGTTGTCATTGAACGCAGCAAAGGCACCACTCGAGCTTTCAACGTCCTCATCTCAGAAAAATCATAGTCTCACCACGCATCTCAGTCCCCACTCAGATCTACAGCAATCACCAAGCGTGAATTCAGAACAGCCCATACATGACACAAGACCAGACAGAACCATGCACAGCTCAGAGCTGGCCAATGCCTGTCACTCTTCTGATCCACTGCACAAGTGTGGGGCTTGTATGACGGCGCTACACACCGGAAGTAATTATGCAGTGGATAACGTTCAGACATCTTTGGAGCACCCTCTCTCCACAGATCCGAGGCGGACGACAAATGACGAGGTGGGAACGACTGCTGCTGAACCTGCCTCTTTCTCCAGGGAACTGAACTCAGAGACAAAAGGCGAAGCCATTGATCCAAGGTGCAATAAAACATCCTCAGGAAATGTCTGCTCTCAGATTGTGTTGAGCAGCGACGAGTTCAGTATGCAGCACATGGTTGACCCTGCTGGTGGGGGATCGGTATCGGGAGAAGTATCGGATGAGAGGCTTCAAaagccagaggaggagggaaagggagatcTGGGTTCACTTGACCAAGAGAGACTTCAGAAAGCCGCACATGAGCGTGGCTTAGGCTCTCCATCTTCTGGCCTCGCCAGAGACACTCATTCTCCAGACGAAATGGAGGACCTTGACATTGAGGTGGATGGCTGGTACCATGTGCCTCAGTTCAAGAAGCAGGTCTCCAGAGGCAAGTCCTCGCATGGGCACTGGGGCCTACCTGAGGCTGAGGTGTGCACCTGGGGAGCCCAGATCCTGGTGGCGCTGGAGAGTCTTCACGATCAGGGTATCATCTGCAGTGACCTCAACCCAAACAACATCCTCCTCAGCTCTCACG GTGAGGTGTGCCTGACCTACTTTGGCCAGTGGAGTGAGGTGCAGCCCGTGATCTGCCCGCGGGCCATGGAGCAGATGTACTGCGCTCCAGGTAACGCCACTTTATGTGTTTACATCTCTGCTCAGCGCCAACACAAAACCCTACATGAGACTTTCTTATCCACCACACATCTCATGACGCCAGGCTCACCACAGTGGAAGCACGGGCCCTCTCCTGTGTTACACCGACACTGTGGAACTCACTCCTCTCACACATTCACGCTTTCAACGCTTACTGATTTTTATTACTATAATacatgggtcttcaaccgggggtccgcGACCCCTAGGGGGTCCGCGGAGgtactgcagggggtccgcgaaaatatttcgtctgaagcatttttttctcttccaaaaaataacatttgtcaaagttaa